The genome window ctaatTCAGCAGTTATTGCAAGTAAAGACTGTtgtgtataaaaaataatgcttCTGAAAGTTTTAAGTAACAATGACTGAGATTTAGGTATGCAATTGATGAATGGTGATTGTGAATGACAATGTtagtctaatatttgtattaataagATTATAGTAAGAGTTGTTGAGAATAGTTTGGTTAATGTAAGAGTAGTTGATATCActgatactttttaaaatagatttaatgttgtcatgtttgtaatgtcctaGTGTAGTcatgtaatacatttataatagtGTTAGTAGAGATAATTTACAATcatcataatatattacattaattgaTGTTAATGGTGTTACTGTAATATATTTAGGAGGGATTGACTCCAGTTATGTTAGCTGCAAGAAATGGCCACAAAGATGTGATTTCAATTTTAATACAGAGAGGAGCTAATCTAAACCTTGTTGATCCAGTAAGTGTTTATGtgcatatgttatattataaatccAGAGCTTCATCATTATCAGCCTAATctggttattttaaaaaaatcttctttttacTCCATTAAAACTTATGTTATGTATCCATTTTATTACTAAGGTAATAATAGTTATCAAGTATTGACTaatcaatgtttattttatatcgGGTCTGTGGatgtttttactatttatttagtGTATTAGTGGTCTAATTTGACAGTTGAATATTTGTCTTTTATTGTAATAGGATGGCTGGCTGGCTCTTCATTATGCAAGTGATAACGGACATATTGATGTTGTTGAAATATTGCTTAACCATACTACTAATATTGACATTGTTACTGAGGTAATTCAGATGATAAGAATGAGTGTGTGatctaactaaaattattttttatatttgaatttttaagtcaaaatatttactattagaaggagttaaaaaataaatttgtaacaaCTAATACAGCAGTCTTTGCAAGTAAAGACTGTtgtgtataaaaaataatgcttCTGAAAGTTTTAAGTAACAATGACTGAGATTTAGGTATGAAATTGATGAATGGTGATTGTGAATGACAATGTtagtctaatatttgtattaataagATTATAGTAAGAGTTGTTGAGAATAGTTTGGTTAATGTAAAAGTAGTTGATATCActgatactttttaaaatagatttaatgttgtcatgtttgtaatgtcctaGTGTAGTcatgtaatacatttataatagtGTTAGTAGAGATAATTTACAATcatcataatatattacattaattgaTGTTAATGGTGTTACTGTAATATATTTAGAAGGGGTCAAGTCCAGTTATGTTAGCTGCAAGAAATGGCCACAAAGATGTGATTTCAATTTTAATACAGAGAGGAGCTAATCTAAACCTTGTTGATCCAGTAAGTGTTTATGtgcatatgttatattataaatccAGAGCTTCATCATTATCAGCCTAAtctggttatttaaaaaaaatcttctttttacTCCATTAAAACTTATGTTATGTATCCATTTTATTACTAAGGTAATAATAGTTATCAAGTATTGACTaatcaatgtttattttatatcgGGTCTGTGGatgtttttactatttatttagtGTGTTAGTGGTCTAATTTGACAGTTGAATATTTGTCTTTTATTGTAATAGGATGGCTGGCTGGCTCTTCATTATGCAAGTAATAACGGACATATTGATGTTGTTGAAATATTGCTTAACCATACTACTAATATTGACATTGTTACTAAGGTAATTCAGATGATAAGAATGAGTGTGTGATCtaagtaaaattatttgttatatttgaattttttaagtCAAAATGTTTACTAATAGAAGgagttaaaaaataacaactaatTCAGCAGTTATTGCAAGTAAAGACTGTtgtgtataaaaaataatgcttCTGAAAGTTTTAAGTAACAATGACTGAGATTTAGGTATGCAATTGATGAATGGTGATGGTGAATGACAATGTtagtctaatatttgtattaataagATTATAGTAAGATTTGTTGAGAATAGTTTGGTTAATGTAAGAGTAGTTGATATCActgatactttttaaaatagatttaatgttgtcatgtttgtaatgtcctaGTGTAGTcatgtaatacatttataatagtGTTAGTAGAGATAATTTACAATCATCATAATATATTGCATTAATTGATGTTAATGGTGTTACTGTAATATATTTAGGGTGGATTGACTCCAGTTATGTTAGCTGCAAGAAATGGCCACAAAGATGTGATTTCAATTTTAATACAGAGAGGAGCTAATCTAAACCTTGTTGATCCAGTAAGTGTTTATGtgcatatgttatattataaatccAGAGCTTCATCATTATCAGCCTAAtctggttatttttaaaaaatcttctttttacTCCATTAAAACTTATGTTATGTATCCATTTTATTACTAAGGTAATAATAGTTATCAAGTATTGACTaatcaatgtttattttatatcgGGTCTGTGGatgtttttactatttatttagtGTTTAGTGGTCTAATTTGACAGTTGAATATTTGTCTTTTATTGTAATAGGATGGCTGGCTGGCTCTTCATTATGCAAGTAATAACGGACATATTGATGTTGTTGAAATATTGCTTAACCATACTACTAATATTGACATTGTTACTAAGGTAATTCAGATGATAAGAATGAGTGTGTGATctaagtaaaattattttttatatttgaattttttaagtcaaaatatttactattagaaggagttaaaaaataaatttgtaacaaCTAATACAGCAGTTATTGCAAGTAAAGACTGTtgtgtataaaaaataatgcttCTAAAAGTTTTAAGTAACAATGACTGAGATTTAGGTATGAAATTGATGAATGGTGATTGTGAATGACAATGTtagtctaatatttgtattaataagATTATAGTAAGAGTTGTTGAGAATAGTTTGGTTAATGTAAGAGTAGTTGATATCActgatactttttaaaatagatttaatgttgtcatgtttgtaatgtcctaGTGTAGTcatgtaatacatttataatagtGTTAGTAGAGATAATTTACAATcatcataatatattacattaattgaTGTTAATGGTGTTACTGTAATATATTTAGAAGGGATTGACTCCAGTTATGTTAGCTGCAAGAAATGGCCACAAAGATGTGATTTCAATTTTAATACAGAGAGGAGCTAATCTAAACCTTGTTGATCCAGTAAGTGTTTATGtgcatatgttatattataaatccAGAGCTTCATCATTATCAGCCTAATctggttattttaaaaaaatcttctttttacTCCATTAAAACTTATGTTATGTATCCATTTTATTGCTAAGGTAATAATAGTTATCAAGTATTGACTaatcaatgtttattttatatcgGGTCTGTGGatgtttttactatttatttaatgtgttaGTGGTCTAATTTGACAGTTGAATATTTGTCTTTTATTGTAATAGGATGGCTGGCTGGCTCTTCATTATGCAAGTGATAACGGACATACTGATGTTGTTGAAATATTGCTTAACCATACTACTAATATTGACATTGTTACTAAGGTAATTCAGATGAGAAGAACAAGTGTGTGatctaactaaaattattttttatatttgaatttttaagtcaaaatatttactattagaaggagttaaaaaataaatttgtaacaaCTAATACAGCAGTCTTTGCAAGTAAAGActgttgtatataaaaaataatgcttCTAAAAGTTTTAAGTAACAATGACTGAGATTTAGGTATGAAATTTATGAATGGTGATTGTGAATGACAATGTtagtctaatatttgtattaataagATTATAGTAAGAGTTGTTGAGAATAGTTTGGTTAATGTAAAAGTAGTTGATATCACTGATActtttaaaatagatttaatgtttgtcatgtttgtaatgtcctaGTGTAGTcatgtaatacatttataatagtGTTAGTAGAGATAATTTACAATcatcataatatattacattaattgaTGTTAATGGTGTTACTGTAATATATTTAGGAGGGATTGACTCCAGTTATGTTAGCTGCAAGAAAGGGCCACAAAGATGTGATTTCAATTTTAATACAGAGAGGAGCTAATCTAAACCTTGTTGATTCAGTAAGTGTTTATGtgcatatgttatattataaatccAGAGCTTCATCATTATCAGCCTAAtctggttatttaaaaaaaatcttctttttacTCCATTAAAACTTATGTTATGTATCCATTTTATTACTAAGGTAATAATAGTTATCAAGTATTGACTaatcaatgtttattttatatcgGGTCTGTGGatgtttttactatttattttgtgttagtGGTCTAATTTGACAGTTGAATATTTGTCTTTTATTGTAATAGGATGGAGGGATGGCTCTTCATTATGCAAGTAATAACGGACATATTGATGTTGTTGAAATATTGCTTAACCATACTACTAATATTGACATTGTTACTAAGGTAATTCAGATGATAAGAATGAGTGTGTGATCtaagtaaaattatttgttatatttgaattttttaagtCAAAATGTTTACTAATAGAAGgagttaaaaaaataacaactaatTCAGCAGTTATTGCAAGTAAAGACTGTtgtgtataaaaaataatgcttCTGAAAGTTTTAAGTAACAATGACTGAGATTTAGGTATGAAATTGATGAATGGTGATTGTGAATGACAATGTtagtctaatatttgtattaataagATTATAGTAAGATTTGTTGAGAATAGTTTGGTTAATGTAAGAGTAGTTGATATCActgatactttttaaaatagatttaGTGTtgtcatgtttgtaatgtcctaGTGTAGTcatgtaatacatttataatagtGTTAGTAGAGATAATTTACAATcatcataatatattacattaattgaTGTTAATGatgttactgtatatatatttagggTGGATTGACTCCAGTTATGTTAGCTGCAAGTGAGGGCCACAAAGATGTGATTTCAATTTTAATACAGAGAGGAGCTAATCTAAACCTTGTTGATCCAGTAAGTGTTTATGtgcatatgttatattataaatccAGAGCTTCATCATTATCAGCCTAAtctggttatttaaaaaaatcttctttttacTCCATTAAAACTTATGTTATGTATCCATTTTATTGCTAAGGTAATAATAGTTATCAAGTATTGACTaatcaatgtttattttatatcgGGTCTGTGGatgtttttactatttatttagaGTATTAGTGGTCTAATTTGACAGTTGAATATTTGTCTTTTATTGTAATAGGATGGTTGGCTGGCTCTTCATTATGCAAGTAATAACGGACATACTGATGTTGTTGAAATATTGCTTAACCATACTACTAATATTGACATTGTTACTAAGGTAATTCAGATGATAAGAATGAGTGTGTGATCtaagtaaaattatttgttatatttgaatttttaagtcaaaatatttactattagaaggagttaaaaaaataacaactaatACAGCAGTTATTGCAAGTAAAGActgttgtatataaaaaataatgcttCTGAAAGTTTTAAATAACAATGACTGAGATTTAGGTATGAAATTGATGAATGGTGATGGTGAATTACAGTGTtagtctaatatttgtattattaagaTTATAATAAGGGTTGTTGAGAATAGTTTGGTTAATGTAAGAGTAGTTGATATCACTGATACTTTTTAAATTAGATTTAATGTTGtctatgtttgtaatgtcctaGTGTAGTCAtgtaatacatttacaatagtGTTAGTAGAGATAACTTACAATCAtcacaatatattacattaattgaTGTTAATGGTGTTACTGTAATATATTTAGAAGGGGTCAAGTCCAGTTATGTTAGCTGCAAGAAATGGCCACAAAGATGTGATTTCAATTTTAATAGAGAGAGGAGCTAATCTAAACGTTGTTAATCCAGTAAGTGTTTGTGtgcatatgttatattataaatccAGAGCTTCATCATTATAAGCCTAATctggttatttaaaaaacccttcTATTTACTCCATTAAAACTTATGTTATGTATCCATGTTATTACTAAGGTAATAATATTTACCTGTGTATGTTGTGTTAGAATGCTTGTCTAGATAATGTGTTTTCAGTTTTAGTATATTCTTTGTTCTTGATATACAAGTAACTTTTGCTATATGTGTGTGGTACTTGTTGTTATCcttgattaataaatgttactTGGTGTCAGAGGTGTGATCTGAGAGAAATGGATTCTTTGAGACTCCAAACACCAGGTCCTTTTAACTTCAAGAACCCAGATGAACGGCCTCGTTGGAAACGCTGATTTGAACAGTTTTGACAAGCAACTGTTCTCTCAGATCAGGCTGGAGAAAGACAAGTCAGTACCCTCCTTTATTAGCTAGGTGAAGAAGATAGAAGAAACGTCATATTTGAAAGAGCTAGGTTTAATCAATGGTATCAACAACAGTATGAAAGTGCCAAGGAATACATCGCAGTTCTCTACAATCTAGCGGAAATTGCAAATATGGAGATCTAAAAGATGAAATGATTCGCGATCGTCTAGTTGTGGGGATTTGAGACAGTAGACTCTCAGAACGACTCCAAACTGAGTAAAGTGAAAGAGATAGTGAGACAGAAGGAAGCTGTTCATGGACAGCAGGTACTCCTCAAAACCAAATCAATGAAGGCAGAGTCTGATATTGAATCTGTTCAGAAAATGTGGCAAAAGGAAGACCAATCAGTATGCACGCTACTTCAAGAAAACAATGTGGACATTGTGGAAGAGACCTACACAGCAGAGATAAATGTCCTGCCAAAGATCCCACATGctaaaaatatcacaaataggGACATTATAGTGGTCAATGTCGCCTATATCTGAAGTCAGCAGTGAAGAGATCTTAGAGGAAGCATTCCTAGACATTATTGGTAATAGTCAGGAGTCTCCTTGGTTTGTTAACATTTCCATCCAAAACAAGATGATACGATTCAAGTTAGATACAGGGGGCATGGTCACAGCTATCTCTGAAAAGACTTACAGACGAGTTTCCTTTAAAGAAACCCTGTTAGGTCTTAATTAGAAACCACTAAGAGTGCTAGGTCAATTTAAGATTACAATTGGGCACAAGGAGTTCTCAccacaaattattttcgtgATAAAAGATCTCAAAAACAACTTGTTGGGCTTACCAGCCATTATTACTCTTTGTCTGGTGGCCAAGACTGACTCCATAACTCAGAATGAGTACACATCAAAAGTTCATACTACATTCCCTAACTTGTTCAAAGGACTTGGCAATTTAGGAGAAGAATACGAAATTTGAGTTAAAGGCAGATGCAGTTAATGACGTTTGACTACTCTATCAGCCATGTACCAGGGAAGTACATGAATTGTGATCTTACTATCATTACTACCTCTTTAGGAGATGATAACCTAAATGATATTGAACAGTTTGTTGAGGTCCAAGTGGAAAGTCTACCAGCTAACATGGACAGACTGGACATTTATCGTCAAGCTCAATTGAACAACCCACTCTGCTCACAAGTTATCAAATATTGTCAATCCAGTTAGCCAGAGAAACATATGATCCAATCCTCTCTATAAGCCATATTGGACTGTTAGAGGTGAGCTAAAAGTATGCAATAATCTACACCTTTTAATAAATGCATTGAGTCTCTAAAGAAACACTTGACAAAATCCATGAGGGACATCAGGAAATTCAGAGAAGTCGCTTAGAGGCAATATCATCTGTCTGGTGGCCAGGTCTTTTAAAAGAGATGGTTTCAAACAGTACAGAAGTGTGCAATTTGTGTCAGGAAGACCAGCTATCCAAGTAAGTCACTAATACCTTCAAAACTATGAGACTATCCTTGGCAAAAGATTGGCTCAGATTTGTTTAAGTTGGAAGGAGTTACCAACCTGTTAGTAGTTTATTACTTTTCAAGATACCCTGAAGTTATAAGATTGAACACAACCAATTCTCAAGCCATCATCTCTCTCCTCAAGTCTATCTGTAGTCGTTATGGCATTCCTGAAGTACTTATTAGGGACAATGGTTCACAATATATATCACAGGAAATGAAAGGTTTTAAAACATCTTATGGATTTGAACATATCATTTCAAGTCCTTATTTTCCACCAAACATATGATCAAGCTGAACTCAGTCAAAATGTGAAGACACTCCTACTTAACAATAAAGACCAATATATGGCTCTTCTAAACATATAGAGCAATACCTTTTCCGTGGTGTGGATGTAGTCCAGCTGAGCTCCTGATGGGAAGACAAATTCATACAAAGCTGCCCCAAACTAAGGAGAGTTTAATTCCTACATGGCATTACCTTGATAATTTCCAAAGGAAGAATGAGATAGAAAAGTTCAAACAGAAACAGAATTTTGATCTTTGACATAAAGAGTTTATTCACTACCAGTATTACCAGATGACACTCCTGTCTGGGTCACTTCAAGTACAAGATAATCTTGGCATTACCATCATCAAGCTGAAACACCAAGATCTTATGTGGTCAACACACCGTCAGGTCAAGTTTGTTAAAAATCGTCGTCATCTAACAGTCAGGACTCATGATAGTACTGAGACCTCTTAAAATGAAAATACTGCAGGAGACAGAGATTCAAGTAGTCCAACGGAAACCCTAGTCAAGTTGACAGGTCATAGTCCAATCATGACTAGATCTCGCACAGGTGCAGTTGTGAACCCCACCTAAACGACTGACCTTCATTGTGTTAGCACAAATATATGCTTGTctagataataattattagttcATAGTATACTCTCTGTTATTGCTATATAAGTAACTTtggctgtatgtgtgtgataCTTGTTGTTATCcttgattaataaatgttacaatAACTAAATGAATTTGTAACCATAACAGAAGAAATGTAGTCATCAAAATTTTAAGTTCAAAATTTGTATACTTTTCTAGGATGTAATACTCCATTAATGTTAGCATGTCAGGAAGGACACCAGTCAGTAGGCAATGATTCTATTAGAGAAAGGAGCTGACAggcaattattaataaagttagtaaatatatattactgcTTTATTATGAAAAGAATCTATTAAtcaatttataaatttggatcACAGTAATAGGAATATTACAAGTCTGATTAAGATCAAtgcaattattatatttgtagaaGTGTTAATGGATGCATGAgatgttatatataaaataaaaaacacacttATCTATAAGCATTGATTTCCCATAAGTTGGAAGAGCTcaattaaatttacaaaacatttac of Gigantopelta aegis isolate Gae_Host unplaced genomic scaffold, Gae_host_genome ctg2618_pilon_pilon, whole genome shotgun sequence contains these proteins:
- the LOC121391541 gene encoding ankyrin repeat domain-containing protein 50-like; the protein is MDDRISRLPHGRGIQPQSMICVDKDAESIPGSAASTNGALFYQVQAQCNGLLCPPYGQGEGVSLCEKGDLSGVEDALLTGANVNAMSLEGLTPVMLAARKGHKDVISILIQRGANLNLVDPEGLTPVMLAARNGHKDVISILIQRGANLNLVDPKGSSPVMLAARNGHKDVISILIQRGANLNLVDPGGLTPVMLAARNGHKDVISILIQRGANLNLVDPKGLTPVMLAARNGHKDVISILIQRGANLNLVDPEGLTPVMLAARKGHKDVISILIQRGANLNLVDSGGLTPVMLAASEGHKDVISILIQRGANLNLVDPLWGFETVDSQNDSKLSKVKEIVRQKEAVHGQQVLLKTKSMKAESDIESVQKMWQKEDQSVCTLLQENNVDIVEETYTAEINVLPKIPHAKNITNRDIIVVNVAYI